Proteins encoded together in one Rhodospirillaceae bacterium window:
- a CDS encoding polyamine ABC transporter substrate-binding protein: MSSCGEEKTSQQSNETATTPAANQTATETTNAAPTQEAAVTPAPSEEPKVLNVYNWSDYIGETTIADFEKETGIKVQYDTYTGNEDLEAKLVTGGTGYDVVFPSSSFFARQIRIGLYQKLDKSLLTNLKNMDPSIMAILAKDADPGNEHAIPYMWGTNGFSYNVDMLKERMPDAPLDSLAIIFDPNILSKFADCGVTFLDSPEDVFPLALAYMGKDPTSQKEEDIIAAAALVMKVRPYIRNFDSQQYLTSLPNGENCISMSWSGDYATAATRAAEAGLKINLAYTIPKEGTNIWFDGMLIPADAPHPKNANLFLNYMMRPEVIAAATNYTYYANANLAAKEFVNKEILDDPAIYPNEEVMKRGFPSVVRSQELSRVITREWTRVKTGQ; this comes from the coding sequence ATGTCCAGCTGCGGCGAGGAAAAGACGTCGCAACAAAGCAACGAAACAGCGACGACACCCGCAGCGAATCAAACGGCGACCGAAACGACCAACGCAGCGCCGACACAGGAAGCGGCGGTCACGCCGGCTCCCAGCGAAGAACCCAAAGTTCTGAATGTCTATAACTGGTCCGACTATATCGGCGAGACCACGATTGCCGATTTCGAGAAGGAGACCGGCATCAAGGTGCAGTATGACACCTACACCGGCAACGAGGATCTCGAGGCCAAGCTTGTCACCGGCGGGACGGGTTATGATGTCGTCTTCCCCTCCTCTTCATTCTTTGCGCGGCAGATTCGGATCGGTCTCTATCAGAAGCTCGACAAGAGCCTACTCACCAATCTGAAGAACATGGATCCGTCCATCATGGCCATTCTTGCCAAGGACGCAGATCCGGGCAATGAACACGCTATTCCTTACATGTGGGGCACCAACGGGTTCTCCTACAATGTCGACATGCTGAAGGAACGCATGCCCGACGCCCCGCTCGACAGCTTGGCCATCATCTTCGATCCGAACATCCTCTCGAAATTCGCCGATTGCGGTGTCACCTTCCTCGATTCACCGGAAGACGTGTTTCCGCTGGCGCTTGCATATATGGGCAAGGATCCGACGTCGCAGAAGGAAGAGGACATCATCGCCGCCGCAGCCCTGGTGATGAAGGTGCGGCCCTATATCCGCAACTTCGACTCGCAGCAATATCTGACCTCGCTGCCGAATGGCGAGAACTGCATCTCGATGAGCTGGTCGGGCGACTATGCGACCGCCGCGACTCGAGCTGCCGAGGCCGGCCTCAAGATCAATCTCGCCTACACGATACCGAAGGAAGGCACCAACATCTGGTTCGATGGCATGCTGATCCCGGCAGATGCGCCGCATCCCAAGAACGCCAACCTGTTCCTCAATTACATGATGCGTCCAGAAGTGATCGCCGCCGCCACCAACTATACCTACTATGCCAATGCCAACCTGGCGGCCAAGGAGTTCGTGAACAAGGAAATCCTGGACGACCCGGCCATCTACCCGAACGAGGAAGTGATGAAGCGGGGATTCCCCTCCGTGGTCCGTTCCCAGGAACTCAGCCGTGTCATCACGCGCGAATGGACACGGGTGAAAACCGGTCAGTAG